The genomic segment CGCACCCGGAACACATCGCCTACGAGGGCCGCTTCGACGCCGTGAGCGTCTACACGGATACGGACTAGATCGGGAGCGCCGCCGCGACGCGCCCCACGTCGACGTACTGGGGGAGGACGTGTACGATCGCGACCGCGACGGCCAGTTCCACACCGGTGACCATCATCGTGACGACGTTTGCGAACCGACTCGACGTCGTCACGCCCGACGGGAAGCCGTACTCCTGGCTCGACAGCGGATAAAACAGCGCGATCCCCCGTCGGCTGCCGAGATAATCAAGTACGTAGTGGGTGAGCACGCCGATCCAGACGTAGCTGAGGTTCTCGAACAGCAGCGGGAACGCGGCGAATATCACAAGCACCGGGAGGTTGTGCAGCGTCTTTCGGTGCTTGCCGAAGGCGGTGTCGACGTCCGGAAACAGCGCGCCGAGCGTGACCGGGACCGTGACCGCGACGACGGTCCGAAGCGTCTCGATCGTCCCCGAGGGTTCGAGGACGAACCCGAGGCCGATCCCCAAGAGCGCGGCGTTGAGGACGTGTCCCTCTTTGTTCATATCGGCCGAATGCCCGCCGCGATAAAAGGGTGTTCGCTACGCGTCGACGTCAGGCGGCCTCGACGGCGGCGAGCAGATCCGAGAGCGCCTGCTCTGCGATCTTCCGTTTGATCTCGGTTCGGCTCCCGTCGAAGTCGTACCGCTCGACCCGACACCACGACCCGCCGGTTCCCCACTCGTCGGCGTACGCGACGCCGATGTAGACCGTCCCGACCGGCTTTTCGTCGGTTCCCCCGGTCGGCCCGGCGATCCCCGTCGTCGCGACGCCCCAGGTCACGTCGGCCGTGTCTCGGACGCCGCGCGCCATCGCCTCGGCGACGGGGTCGCTGACGGCCCCCTCCTCGTCA from the Natronomonas salsuginis genome contains:
- a CDS encoding CinA family protein translates to MAIEESVGDALRERGEFVATAESCTGGLIGSLLTDVAGSSDYFDRSVVTYSYDAKLQSLAVPREMLDEEGAVSDPVAEAMARGVRDTADVTWGVATTGIAGPTGGTDEKPVGTVYIGVAYADEWGTGGSWCRVERYDFDGSRTEIKRKIAEQALSDLLAAVEAA
- a CDS encoding metal-dependent hydrolase, yielding MNKEGHVLNAALLGIGLGFVLEPSGTIETLRTVVAVTVPVTLGALFPDVDTAFGKHRKTLHNLPVLVIFAAFPLLFENLSYVWIGVLTHYVLDYLGSRRGIALFYPLSSQEYGFPSGVTTSSRFANVVTMMVTGVELAVAVAIVHVLPQYVDVGRVAAALPI